DNA from Polaribacter sp. NJDZ03:
TTAAACTTTCATCAAAAACATAAAAATCTGGAGTACAAGCAGCATCATATGCTTTTGCTACTTCTTGCGTTTCATCATATAAATACGGAAAAGGATAGTTTTCATCTTTTGCCAATTGCGTCATCAAATCAGGTGAATCTTGCGGATAATTCTCTACATCATTAGAACTAATCGCAATAAAATTAATTCCTTTTTGCTGATACTCATTCGCCATTTTTACCAACTCAGTATTTACATGAATCACAAACGGACAATGATTACAAATAAACATAATTACGGTTCCTTTTTCTCCTTTCGCTTTTTCTAAAGAAAGAAAAGTATCATCAACCGTATTTAATAAATTGAAATCTGGTGCTTTTGTTCCGTTTTTAAACTCGTTAGATTCTGCTCTTGCCATAATTATTGTCTTTTACCACATAGAAACATAGATTACATAACTCATGTTTTCTGCGTATCTCTGTGGAGAAATTATTTTTAATTTTATATTCAGAATGTCATTCTAAAATGAGCCTTTTTCGGCGATTGAGGAATCTCATCATTATTACAAGATTCCTCTTTGTCCCTCATTCGGAATGACACGTTTGTAAAACAAATATTTCACTAATCTTCGGCCAAAGCGTTCGCACAAATAAAGCCACCTGTCCACGCATTTTGGAAGTTAAATCCTCCGGTAACAGCATCAATATTTAAAACTTCCCCTACAAAAAATAGATTTTTATGCTTTTTACTTTCAAAACGTTTAAAATTGATTTCTGTTAAATCCACTCCTCCAGCAGTTACAAATTCGTCTTTAAAAGTAGTTCTTCCGTTTGCGTTAAAAACTCCTTTTGTTAGTTGATTAGCTAAAGCCTCTAATTGAGCATTATTTAAATCTGCCCAATTCTGAGTCGCTTTTATACCCGCTGCAATTACAAAACGTTCCCATAATCTTTTAGAAACCTCTGCAAATGGCGATTTTAAAATAGCTGTTTTTCTTGGTTCTTTCTTTTTTAAATTTAAAAGAACATTTAATACTTTATCTGTAGGTCTAGACAACCAGTTTACCTCAACATTATATTGATAATTTTTGTCTGCTAAAATTCTTGCGCCAAAGGCGGATAATTTTAAAACTGCAGGTCCACTCATTCCCCAATGTGTAATTAGCAAAGGTCCGGAAGCCTCTAATTTTGTTCCAGAAATGGTAACCGTTGCGTTTGGAACTGAAGTCCCTAATAAATCTACCAAACGTTTATCATTGATATTAAACGTAAACAAAGACGGAACAGGTTCTATAACTTCGTGGTCTAAAGTTTCACACAACTCCCACACTTTTTTAGAACTTCCTGCAGCGATTACTAATTTATCTGCTTCAAAAACTTGCTCTTTGGTGTTGATAATCCATTTATTATCTTGTTGAGAAACCGAATTTACACCACAGTTTGTTAACACTTTAATTCCTAAGTTATCAACAGCGTTTTGAAAGCAATCTATAATTGCCTGACTTGTATTTGCTTCAGGAAAAACACGATTGTCAGCTTCAATTTTTAAAGGAACTCCTCTATTTTCGAACCATTCAAAAGTATCGCCTGTCATAAATTGATGAAAAGGCCCTAACAATTCTTTTTTTCCTCTTGGATAGAATTCTGTTAAATCCTTCGGAATAAAACATGCGTGGGTTACATTACATCTTCCACCTCCAGAAATTTTTACTTTCTGTAAAACGTCTTTTCCTTTTTCGAGAATCGTAATATCTAATTCAGGGTTATTTTCTTTCGCGTTTATCGCTGTAAAATATCCTGCTGCTCCTCCTCCAATAATGATTACTTTTTTCATGTTTTTTATTTTGAGACCTCACAGGTTTTAAAAACCTGTGAGGTCTTATGTGAGTTTATAAAACCATCTGACTGTAAGTCAATATAGTTTCATACCCTTTATTTTTAAAATAACTTGGTGTATCCGAATTTCCTGTTACTAACACAAAATCTCCTCCCCAAGCTCCTAAACTTTTTATTACTCCAAAATAATCTGGAAATAATTTTTCTTTTACTGTTTTTAGTTTGATAATTGAACTGATAATTTGTTCATGCTCAATTATTAAATCTTCAAATTTATCTAATGATTCAACTTTTAAAAGTGCCTCAGAAATTTCTGAAATTCTCTTTATTTCTTTATCAAAATTGATATTACTTTCTCTAAATTTTGCAATTCCTTCTTTAGAATCTTGCTTCTGATTTAAGTGTACAAAAAACAAATTTTCTTTAAAACTCGGGTTGAATTCTACTTGTTCTACAACAGGTTTTTTATCCTTAATATGATAAAAAACTGGTGTATCATTTTGTGCACAAGCAATGTCATAACCACTTCCTTTAAAGGAATTCCAAAGCAACTTAAAAGCATCTATTTTTGCCCAAGAAGCTATCGAATTTATTAATGTTGATGAAGTTCCTAATCCCCAATTTCTTGGAAATGTAAGGTTTGTTTTTACTATAAATCCGTTTTCTGACTTTAAAAAATCTGGATTTAAGTTTTTTGCTTCTTTTAAAATATCTAACAGCGTTTCTGCAATAACTTCTCCGCTTCCTTCTTTATCCGAATTGAAAGTACAATTTATCAAACGTAGTTTTTTTAAATCGAAAACAGCCTCGAACCAACATTCTCCGGTGTGTGTAAAACTTCCCCAAATAATTTCTGGTTCTTTTATTTTTTCCACTACTAAATCTTGTCCAAATTTAGTTGGAATTGCTAAAGATTTTGCGCCGTCTAAAACAAGATATTCTCCTGTTAATAATAATTTTCCGTTAGAATAAAAATTCATTTTTTGTTAATTAATATTTAATTACATCCTATTGAATTGCATTCTGCTTTAGCAGATGACGAATATAATTATTAAATTAAAATTGGCTTTAGCCAAATTATAACCATTTATACCAACCCAAATTGTTTAAAATGATGTGTAAAATGTTTTACATGAAATTTCTGCCAATATTCATAATCTAATTCCCCAAAAAATGGATGATTTTCAGCTTTAGCTGTTTCAAAGTGAATTTTAAAAGCATCTATTTGAGTAAATAAATCATGGATTGCTTCTCCTACAGAATTAAATTTTAAGGCATTTGGTTCTTCAGACAACATACTTGCTTTAAATCCAACTTGCAATTCTCCTTCGGTGTTTAAAAATGGCTTTCTTCTTGCTGCTTTTTCATCAGAAACATAATAATCAGCAGCTACTTTTCCGTTAGAAATTTGTACTAAAAAGCTTAAATGTTCTATCATTTGTTGCCCATTCATTTTTCCAAAAAGTGGCTTTGTATTTTCATCAATCTTAGACAGTTTATAACTTACTAAGTTCTTATTAAAAAAATCTATCCAATTGATAGACGGTTTTCTTAAAGCATCTATTTTTTCTACCACAGCAGAATGAGTCACCGTTTTTTTATCAAAAAAAGCAGTAACTATTTCTTTTTCTTCTTCTGTTGCATTAAATTGATTTAAGATATTCTGCAAATGCATTTTCATGTGTCCGTGCTGAATTCCCTTAGTAGTTAATGCTCTTAAAGCTGCAAAATTCTGAGCCAAACCTGCTGCTGCCATAATTTGCATTAAGGTTCTGGCAGATGGTTTTTGCAACATTTCTAAAGATAACTTTGCCAAAGGATGTAAACCTGTTAAGCCACCAACGGTTCCTAAAGCTAACGGAATATCAATCCAAAATTTAAAAACCCCATTATCAATAGTACAATGAGATAAACTTGCATATTGTCCAGATCTTGATGCGTAAGCATGAGCTCCAGCTTCTACCGCTCTAAAATCGTTACCGGTTGCCAAAACAACGGCATCAATTCCATTCATAATTCCCTTATTATGCGTAACCGCTCTATAAGGCTCTATTTCTGCAATTTTTACTGCTTGGTAAAACTTCTCTGCAAATCTCTGAGGATTTTCACCACCTAATTCTTCTATCTTACAACTCACTTCTGCCCTAACCAAACACTCAGGAACATAGTTAGAAAGAATACTCATTACAATTTCTATGTCGTCTTTTTCAAACTTTTTAGCAATGGCTTCTAAACAGGAATTTATAAAGTTTGCGCCCATTGAATCTTTGGTTTCAAAGGTTGCGTGTAGTTGGTAATAGTTTTCTAATTTATCAGTTTTATCAACTAATTTTATATCTAAAATTCCACCGCCACGTTTATCCATATTTTTAGTGATGGAAGCCGTTGCTGCAAATAATTCCGTTTTATTTTTATTAAAGTAATCTTCAAGATTCGTTTTGTCTCCGGCATACATAAAATGGACTTGCCCAATTTTTGTGGTACCGATTACCCTTGTTTTAAACCCTCCTCTTTTGCTCCAAAATTTACCAACTAAAGAAGCTGCTGCTACCACAGAACTTTCTTCGACTACCATAGGAATTACATAAGTTCTATCATTAATTACAAAATTTGGTGCAATACCAAAAGGCATGTAAAAATTAGAAATTGTATTTTCTATAAAATCATCATGTAATTGCTGTAAATCATCATTATCATTCCAATACTGTTTAATTATATCTTTAGTTTTGGTATGATTATGGAAATAATGCTCTGTTAACCAAGTAATTTTTTCATCTTTCGTTAACTTAGAAAAACCAGAAATAAGTTTGCTCATTAATTTGTGTATAAAACTATCAACAACAAAGATAAGTCAAACTGTTAAAACATTAATAGATAATCAACATTTATGGATTTTTAAGATATTTTTTATGGATTTTTGCGTAAACTTGGCAAACTTTTATCAAATACAAGGTCTACAATGAGAAAAGGAGTCTCCCTTACAGTTATTTTACTATTAATTAACTGTATAACATTTGCACAAACAAATGCAAATAAAACATCAAACAAAAAAAACATAACATTAGAAGAAATCTGGAACGGAACATTTTCTGCAGAAAGAATGAATTCTTTAAATTCTATGAATGGCGATTATTATGCTGTTTTAGATTTTAATAGGTCATCTAGATCGGTAACTGTGGATAAATACAGTTACAAAACTTTAGAAAAAGTTGAAACAATTGTAAATAGTGCCGATTTAAAAGGGTTAAATAGTTTCTCTTCTTATAGTTTTAATAATGATGAAACCAAACTAATATTAGGAACCAACTTCCAGCAAATTTATCGTCACTCTAAAAAAGGAACGTATTATGCTTATGATATTGCTTCTAAAGAATTGACTTTAATTGGTGAGGCAATTCAAGAACCTGTTTTTTCTCCGGATAATAAAAATGTAGCGTATGCTAAAGACAATAACATTTTCATTAAAAACGTGGCTTCAAACAAAATTACTCAAGTTACTACGGATGGTAAAATAAATGAAATCATCAACGGAATTACAGATTGGGTGTATGAAGAAGAATTTGCTTTTGTAAGAGCTTTTGAATGGAATAAAACCGGAACTCATTTGGCGTATTTACGTTTTGATGAAACCAATGTTCCTACTTTTTCTATGGATGTTGTTGGTACTGAATTATACCCAACACAACAAGTTTTTAAATATCCAAAAGCCGGAGAGAAAAATGCAGATGTTACTTTACACATGTATACGCTTTCTTCTAAAAATACAAAGAAAATTACTTTAGGAGATTATGAATATATTCCTAGAATTAAATGGTCTAATGATACTGATGTTTTAGTCGCAACTACTTTAAATCGTCATCAGAATAACTTAAACTTATATAAAGTAAGTACTCAAAATGCTACTGCTACTTTATTATTAAATGAAACAGACAAAGCATATATAGATATTACCGACAACCTTACTTTTTTAGCTGATAACAGTTTTATTTGGACTAGCGAAAAAGATGGTTACAATCATATTTATCATTATGATTTTAACGGAAAATTAATCAATCAAATTACAAATGGAAATTGGGAAGTAACCAACTACTATGGTTTTAATGAAAGTAAGAAAACTATTTATTATCAATCTGTAGAAAACGGTTCTATTAATAGAGGGGTTTACTCTATCAACTTAAATGGAAAGCGTAAAGAATTGTTGAGTAATAAAGATGGACAAAACACTGCTTCTTTCAGTAAAAATCTAAACTTTTTTATCAACACGTATTCATCGGCAGAAACACCTCCTATTTATTCTTTATATAATAGTAAAGGAAAAATGTTAAAGGTGATTAAAAATAATGATGCTTTAAAAGAAAGATTATCAACCTATAAAATGAGTCCGAAAGAGTTTTCTACCATTAATATTAACGGAAACGATTTAAATATGTGGATGGTGAAACCTTTAGATTTTGATGAACACAAAAAATATCCTTTGTTAATGTTTCAATATTCTGGCCCAGGTTCTCAACAAGTTGGAAATACTTGGAACGGAAGCAATGATTACTGGCACAATATGTTAGCGCAAAAAGGAATTATTGTGGTTTGTATTGATGGACGCGGAACTGGTTTTAAAGGTGCAGATTTTAAAAAGGTTACTCAAAAGGAATTGGGTAAATATGAAGTTGAAGATCAAATAGCAGCAGCTAAAAAATTAGTGGAACGATCTTATATCGACAAAAATAACGTTGGTATTTGGGGTTGGTCTTTTGGTGGTTTTATGAGTACAAACTGTATTTTAAAAGGAAATGACATTTTTACCACAGCAATTGCCGTTGCACCTGTTACTTCTTGGCGTTTTTACGATTCTGTGTACACAGAACGCTACATGCAAACTCCACAAGAAAACCCAAGTGGTTATGATGATAATTCTCCATTTAACTATGCAGATAAATTAAAAGGGAACTACCTTTTAGTTCATGGAACTGGAGATGATAATGTACATGTACAAAATTCTTATAGAATGATAAATTCTTTAATTGAAGCAAATAAACAATTCGATATGTTTATTGTACCAGACAGAACACACGGAATTTATAGAGGAAGAAATACACGTTTAAATTTGTACACAAAAATGACTAACTTTATCGACGAAAATTTAAATACAGAATCAACTAAATAAAAGAATAAACTTATGAGTAATTTAATAAAAAAACCACACGAAAAAGAATTATTTGGACATCCTGTAGGGTTGTATGTATTATTTTTTGTTGAAATGTGGGAACGTTTTTCTTATTATGGAATGCGAGCAATTTTAACCTTATATCTTGCTGCTCCAATTATAATGGGAGATCCACAATCTGGTTTTGGTTGGTCTAATGGAGAAACTCTATCTTTTTACGGAACTTATACCATGTTTGTTTACTTAACATCTATTCCTGGAGGTTGGATTGCAGATAAATTTATTGGTCAAAAAAAGGCTGTAATGGTCGGTGGAGTTTTACTATGTATAGGTCATGGAATTTTAGCTATTAATGCACAATGGGCCTTTTTTACAGGTCTTATTTTTATTGTTATTGGTGTTGGTTTCTTAAAACCAAATATCTCTACAATGGTTGGTGGTTTATACAAACAAGGAGACGACAGAAGAGATAAAGGTTTTTATGTATTCTATATCGGAATTAATTTAGGTGCTTTTTTAGGAGCAATATTAGTAGGTGCAGTAGCCGCTAAATATGGATGGCATTATGGTTTTGGTTTAGCTGGTATAGGTATGGCACTAGGTCAAATTGTATATATGTTTGGTACAAAATATTTAGGTACAGTTGGTAACTTTATTGGTAATGACGATTCACCTAACAAAGACTTATTAAAAAAACCTTTAAGTAAAATTGAAAAGGATAGAATGTTAGTAATGTTTTTATCTTTCTTAATTATTATTGTTTTTTGGGGTGCTTTTGAACAAGCCGGAGGATTAATGAGTTTATATACAGAACAAAAAACAAATAGAATGTTATCATTTTCTTTACCTCTTATTGGAAATGAAATTCCTGCAGCTGTTTTTCAATCTGTAAATGCATTTTTTATAATTGTTTTAGGAACCGCTGTTGGTGCTTTTTGGCATAAATGGAAAAATAAAGGAAAAGAATCATCTTCTTTATTTAAGATGGCAATAGGTGTAATTATTATGGCTTTTGGTTTTTTCTTTATGAGTAAAGCTGCTTCTGAAGTTGTAATGAATGGTGATGAAGTAGCAGAAAAATCTGCAATGATATGGTTAATATTAGCATATCTTTTTCATACTATTGGAGAGCTATGTGCTTCTCCTGTAGCATTGTCTTTTATAACAAAACTAGCGCCATTAAAATATGCTTCCTTAATGATGGGGGCTTATTTTGCTGCAACAGGTTTAGGGAACAAAGTTGCTGGTTTTATTGGAGGTCTTTCTGAAAACGCAGGAGACTTTGAAGTCTTTACCGGAATTGCAATAACTTGTACAATTTTTGGTTTACTACTTATAGCAATTCTAAAACCACTAAAGAGGTTAACACACGGTGCCGAAGATAGAATAAGTACCAAGAACGAAGAAACTGAAGGCTTTGAATTAGCAGACTAATAACAAACAAATTAAAAGCCTCATAAATTCAATTATGAGGCTTTTATTTTATAAATTAATTTTAACTTTTTTACATGAATACCGCTAAATACAGATTTGAAGGTTCAGAAATGAACAATAAATTATTGCTAGGACACCCAGCAGGTTTATTTATTTTATTTTTCACAGAAATGTGGGAACGTTTTTCATACTATGGAATGCGTGCATTATTAGTTATTTTTTTAATTTCATCATTAACCGATGGTGGTTGGGCTTGGAGTCGTGAAGAAGCTTTAAGTCTATACGGTACTTATACCATGTTAGTATACTTTACTCCTATTATTGGAGGTATTTTAGCCGATAGATTTTTAGGCTATAGAAACGCAGTTGTTATAGGTGCTTTATTAATGACACTTGGGCATGCGTCTATGGCATTTGATACTCCTTGGGCATTATATGTTGGTATTGGTTTATTAATTGCAGGAAATGGTTTCTTTAAACCTAATATTACTTCAATTATTAATGGTGTTTATAAAAACGCTCAAGAAAAAAAAGATGGTGCATTTACTATTTTTTATATGGGTGTAAATGCTGGTGCTTTTTTAGGTATTATGCTTTGTGGTTATGTAGGTGAAACTTATGGCTGGCATTTTGGTTTTGGTTTAGCTGGTATTTTTATGTTTTTCGGAATGTTACAATTCTATTTTGCGCAAAGCATTTTTGGTAATGTTGGTACAAAGCCTAGTAAAGCTGTTGATTTATCTGATGCAGTTGCTAACAAAGAAGAAAAAAGTTATGACGACGTACCAAGCAATGTACAGAGAGACAGATATATTGTTGTTGGTATTTTAGCATTTTTTACTATTTTCTTTTGGGCAGCATTTGAGCAAGCGGGTGGTTCTATGACTATTTTTGCTAAAGATTATACCAATAGAGTATTAGAAGGTAGCGCTGCAAATATTTTTAGAATAGCAAATACACTACTTACGATTGTTCCTTTAATTATTATTACGTATGTTTTATTTAGTTTATTTAAAATTACTTTTAAAAAATATGCATTATCTAATCTTTTCTTAGGAATCAGTTTTGCAATAATATGGGTTATCGTAATCATCATGTTAAAAAACCAGTTTAGTGAAGTTTCTACGGAAATACCTGCTTCTTGGTTTGGTATCTTAAATTCATTCTTTATTATAACATTTGCGCCCTTATTTTCTAAAATATGGGAAAGTAAATACAATCCACCAGCAACCGTAAAATTTGGTATCGGATTGATATTATTAGGATTAGGGTTTTTAGTTTTAGCTTATGGATCAGCAAGTATTCCTCAAGGAGCAAAAACGGCTTCTGTAAGTGTTATTTGGCTTATTTTAGCATATTTACTTCACACTTTAGGTGAATTAAGTTTATCTCCGGTAGGTTTGTCTTACGTATCTAAATTAGTACCAGGAAAAATGATTGCAATGATGTTTGGTCTTTGGTATATTGCAGTTGGTATGGGAAATAAATTAGCTGGATTGATGGGAGGAATGATTGATAAAATAACTACAGAATACTCTATGAGTACTTTCTTTTTAATTTTTACTTTTGTACCTATCATTGCTGGTGTTTTAGTAATGAGTTTAACACCATTATTAAAGAAACTAATGCACGGTGTAAAGTAAATGGAGAAAATGGTTGTCTAAAAAGTAAGTTTTTCTGTCAATCTGAATTTATTTCAGATTCTTGTGTGAGTTATTAAATTCAGTTAATTTAGAGACTGAAACAAGTTCAGTATGACAAGATTCAATACTTTTTAGACAATCACTTATTTTTGTAAATTCAACAAAATTATAACGACTCAGTATTCATGAAAAAACGAATATTACTTATTGCTATTTCTCTATTTTATTTAAATACAAACGCTCAAGAAAATATTAAATGGCTTGGTTTTGAAGAGGCTATTGAACTAAACAAAGAGAATCCAAAACCTATTTTAGTTGATATCTATACAGATTGGTGTGGCTATTGTAAAAAAATGGATTTAAATACCTATTCTAATAAAACAATTGGCAATTATATCAATAAAAACTTTTATGCCGTTAAACTAGATGGTGAGGGTAAAGAAGATATCATTTTTAATGATCATACATTTAAATTTCAAAAAGAAGGTAGACGAGGTTATCACCAACTTGCAGCTTCTTTAATGGATGGTAAATTGTCGTATCCTACCACGCTATTTTTGTCGGAAGATGTAAAATTATTAGATAAAATTCCTGGTTATTTAGACAAAGAAATCATGGAAAAAGTATTGGTCTTTTTTTCTGAAGAACTATACAAAACTAAAAAATGGGAAGACTTTGATAACAATTTTAAAAGTAATTTAAAATAATACCAAATAAACATCAAAATGACTGATTAAATTCATTTCTTTTTCCTTACTAATTCAATATAAAATAGAATCGTAGCTATGGCTATGATTAGATTTTCTATCTCTTATTAAGAAAAAATAATTTAAATTTATCATCAATCATTTTAAAATTCATTTGGTATAATACTATTGTAGATTATACACCTACAAGGTTTCTGAAACCTTGCAGGAGGTTTACTTCACAATAAACGCTCCGTTTTGACCTGTATAATGAAATGGAATTTGATATTTTAAACAAGTCTCTTCCCAAAGGATAACACTACTCTTATAATTAGAACCATCTGCAATAATTTGTGATGGTTTTATTGTTTTTATCAATCTTGATAAATTTATTTTTGGCGAATATTGCAACACTACAATTGGATTTACCATTCCGGAAATGGTATAAACACCCAAACTATCAATCAGTAAAATATCTTTTTTAGAAAATTGGAGGAAGTTCTTAAAATTGAATTCTTTAACCTCATCAATACCTTCTGCAACTCTATATGTTTTAATACTATTTTCATTTTTTAAGCGAATACTATCTAAGTTGTGTTGTAAAAAGAGTTGTTCTCCTACTCTCTTTCCAATCACAGAAAACCTACTTTTATGAAATACAATCAATTCTTCTTTCGATTTATTTTCTTTCGATTCAATAAGAAAAATAGTTTGTAGAAATAGTATTGAAACTAAAAAGTAAATCAGACTTTTAGGTGATTTTTTGATAAAAAAAGAAACTCCTAAAAAGAGAAGTAAGTACCAAAACAACATAGTAATAAATGAAATGGAAATTTCCTTAAATAAGAATTCTTCTTGATGAGAAACCCAACTTACAAAACCATTCATCCAAGAAATAATAACTCCATAGATATTTGCTAAAACCTGAGGTAAAATATTTAAAAGTGCTCCAATAATAACTAAAATC
Protein-coding regions in this window:
- a CDS encoding S9 family peptidase, with amino-acid sequence MRKGVSLTVILLLINCITFAQTNANKTSNKKNITLEEIWNGTFSAERMNSLNSMNGDYYAVLDFNRSSRSVTVDKYSYKTLEKVETIVNSADLKGLNSFSSYSFNNDETKLILGTNFQQIYRHSKKGTYYAYDIASKELTLIGEAIQEPVFSPDNKNVAYAKDNNIFIKNVASNKITQVTTDGKINEIINGITDWVYEEEFAFVRAFEWNKTGTHLAYLRFDETNVPTFSMDVVGTELYPTQQVFKYPKAGEKNADVTLHMYTLSSKNTKKITLGDYEYIPRIKWSNDTDVLVATTLNRHQNNLNLYKVSTQNATATLLLNETDKAYIDITDNLTFLADNSFIWTSEKDGYNHIYHYDFNGKLINQITNGNWEVTNYYGFNESKKTIYYQSVENGSINRGVYSINLNGKRKELLSNKDGQNTASFSKNLNFFINTYSSAETPPIYSLYNSKGKMLKVIKNNDALKERLSTYKMSPKEFSTININGNDLNMWMVKPLDFDEHKKYPLLMFQYSGPGSQQVGNTWNGSNDYWHNMLAQKGIIVVCIDGRGTGFKGADFKKVTQKELGKYEVEDQIAAAKKLVERSYIDKNNVGIWGWSFGGFMSTNCILKGNDIFTTAIAVAPVTSWRFYDSVYTERYMQTPQENPSGYDDNSPFNYADKLKGNYLLVHGTGDDNVHVQNSYRMINSLIEANKQFDMFIVPDRTHGIYRGRNTRLNLYTKMTNFIDENLNTESTK
- a CDS encoding DUF255 domain-containing protein, whose amino-acid sequence is MKKRILLIAISLFYLNTNAQENIKWLGFEEAIELNKENPKPILVDIYTDWCGYCKKMDLNTYSNKTIGNYINKNFYAVKLDGEGKEDIIFNDHTFKFQKEGRRGYHQLAASLMDGKLSYPTTLFLSEDVKLLDKIPGYLDKEIMEKVLVFFSEELYKTKKWEDFDNNFKSNLK
- a CDS encoding thioredoxin family protein, with protein sequence MARAESNEFKNGTKAPDFNLLNTVDDTFLSLEKAKGEKGTVIMFICNHCPFVIHVNTELVKMANEYQQKGINFIAISSNDVENYPQDSPDLMTQLAKDENYPFPYLYDETQEVAKAYDAACTPDFYVFDESLKAVYHGQLDDSRPGNGKPVTGIDLCNSLDNLLENKPALENQKPSMGCGIKWK
- a CDS encoding peptide MFS transporter; this encodes MSNLIKKPHEKELFGHPVGLYVLFFVEMWERFSYYGMRAILTLYLAAPIIMGDPQSGFGWSNGETLSFYGTYTMFVYLTSIPGGWIADKFIGQKKAVMVGGVLLCIGHGILAINAQWAFFTGLIFIVIGVGFLKPNISTMVGGLYKQGDDRRDKGFYVFYIGINLGAFLGAILVGAVAAKYGWHYGFGLAGIGMALGQIVYMFGTKYLGTVGNFIGNDDSPNKDLLKKPLSKIEKDRMLVMFLSFLIIIVFWGAFEQAGGLMSLYTEQKTNRMLSFSLPLIGNEIPAAVFQSVNAFFIIVLGTAVGAFWHKWKNKGKESSSLFKMAIGVIIMAFGFFFMSKAASEVVMNGDEVAEKSAMIWLILAYLFHTIGELCASPVALSFITKLAPLKYASLMMGAYFAATGLGNKVAGFIGGLSENAGDFEVFTGIAITCTIFGLLLIAILKPLKRLTHGAEDRISTKNEETEGFELAD
- a CDS encoding GYDIA family GHMP kinase, with amino-acid sequence MNFYSNGKLLLTGEYLVLDGAKSLAIPTKFGQDLVVEKIKEPEIIWGSFTHTGECWFEAVFDLKKLRLINCTFNSDKEGSGEVIAETLLDILKEAKNLNPDFLKSENGFIVKTNLTFPRNWGLGTSSTLINSIASWAKIDAFKLLWNSFKGSGYDIACAQNDTPVFYHIKDKKPVVEQVEFNPSFKENLFFVHLNQKQDSKEGIAKFRESNINFDKEIKRISEISEALLKVESLDKFEDLIIEHEQIISSIIKLKTVKEKLFPDYFGVIKSLGAWGGDFVLVTGNSDTPSYFKNKGYETILTYSQMVL
- a CDS encoding peptide MFS transporter; the encoded protein is MNTAKYRFEGSEMNNKLLLGHPAGLFILFFTEMWERFSYYGMRALLVIFLISSLTDGGWAWSREEALSLYGTYTMLVYFTPIIGGILADRFLGYRNAVVIGALLMTLGHASMAFDTPWALYVGIGLLIAGNGFFKPNITSIINGVYKNAQEKKDGAFTIFYMGVNAGAFLGIMLCGYVGETYGWHFGFGLAGIFMFFGMLQFYFAQSIFGNVGTKPSKAVDLSDAVANKEEKSYDDVPSNVQRDRYIVVGILAFFTIFFWAAFEQAGGSMTIFAKDYTNRVLEGSAANIFRIANTLLTIVPLIIITYVLFSLFKITFKKYALSNLFLGISFAIIWVIVIIMLKNQFSEVSTEIPASWFGILNSFFIITFAPLFSKIWESKYNPPATVKFGIGLILLGLGFLVLAYGSASIPQGAKTASVSVIWLILAYLLHTLGELSLSPVGLSYVSKLVPGKMIAMMFGLWYIAVGMGNKLAGLMGGMIDKITTEYSMSTFFLIFTFVPIIAGVLVMSLTPLLKKLMHGVK
- a CDS encoding hydroxymethylglutaryl-CoA reductase, degradative; the protein is MFVVDSFIHKLMSKLISGFSKLTKDEKITWLTEHYFHNHTKTKDIIKQYWNDNDDLQQLHDDFIENTISNFYMPFGIAPNFVINDRTYVIPMVVEESSVVAAASLVGKFWSKRGGFKTRVIGTTKIGQVHFMYAGDKTNLEDYFNKNKTELFAATASITKNMDKRGGGILDIKLVDKTDKLENYYQLHATFETKDSMGANFINSCLEAIAKKFEKDDIEIVMSILSNYVPECLVRAEVSCKIEELGGENPQRFAEKFYQAVKIAEIEPYRAVTHNKGIMNGIDAVVLATGNDFRAVEAGAHAYASRSGQYASLSHCTIDNGVFKFWIDIPLALGTVGGLTGLHPLAKLSLEMLQKPSARTLMQIMAAAGLAQNFAALRALTTKGIQHGHMKMHLQNILNQFNATEEEKEIVTAFFDKKTVTHSAVVEKIDALRKPSINWIDFFNKNLVSYKLSKIDENTKPLFGKMNGQQMIEHLSFLVQISNGKVAADYYVSDEKAARRKPFLNTEGELQVGFKASMLSEEPNALKFNSVGEAIHDLFTQIDAFKIHFETAKAENHPFFGELDYEYWQKFHVKHFTHHFKQFGLV
- a CDS encoding NAD(P)/FAD-dependent oxidoreductase, encoding MKKVIIIGGGAAGYFTAINAKENNPELDITILEKGKDVLQKVKISGGGRCNVTHACFIPKDLTEFYPRGKKELLGPFHQFMTGDTFEWFENRGVPLKIEADNRVFPEANTSQAIIDCFQNAVDNLGIKVLTNCGVNSVSQQDNKWIINTKEQVFEADKLVIAAGSSKKVWELCETLDHEVIEPVPSLFTFNINDKRLVDLLGTSVPNATVTISGTKLEASGPLLITHWGMSGPAVLKLSAFGARILADKNYQYNVEVNWLSRPTDKVLNVLLNLKKKEPRKTAILKSPFAEVSKRLWERFVIAAGIKATQNWADLNNAQLEALANQLTKGVFNANGRTTFKDEFVTAGGVDLTEINFKRFESKKHKNLFFVGEVLNIDAVTGGFNFQNAWTGGFICANALAED